The DNA segment TATCGCGACGCCTTCACGCGCTTCTATTCGCTGCCGCGCCTGCTCGGCATGATTTTCACCGTGGTCGGCGGCCGCGGCCTAAGCGCCGAGGCGCGCCGCTCCACTTTGGTCCAGTTTCTCTACTACTTTTTCAGCTACCGCCAAGGGCGCCATCCGATGGTCGGCGGAGTATGGCCGATCCGCCGACGCGACGTGCGCCGGGCGGCGGTCACCGATGAAGAGGCGCGCCGCCACTACCTGGGCGGGATGCGCTTCGACGCCATCCTGCGCGGCGACGGCGGTGACTTTGCCGCGGCGGCTACGGCCTGAGGCTGACCGCGCCCGCATCACACTGATTTCTCCGGGCTGCGCGGAACCCTCGCGCGCGCTATAGTTAAGCGCCGCGGCCGGCGGCTGCGTCGGCACGCGGCGTCATTTGCATGCGCCGGCGAACGACGTGGGGCGCCGTGCGCACAAGGGGGAAGTCCTCCCGGGATGGATGCGGAAGTAAACCAGATCCTGGCTCATCCTCAGCGCGCGGTAGAAATCGCTATCCTTGCCATCGTGGCCGCCGTTTTCGCCGCGGTATTCATGCGGCGCGCGCTGCGCATTTTCTGCGGTATCGCGATCTTCGCGCTGTCGTTCGCCGTCATCATCGGCGGCGTCGCGATCCTGATGAACGACGTTTCGCTCTCCGGGCCGCCGGGCCCCCTGATGCGTCTGCACCGGTTTCTCACCGCCGATTGGGCGGCGACCAGCGATCGCGGAGATGGCGCCGCGCCCTGCGAAGACGTAAGCCGATTGCTGGCGCGCGCGCCTGAGGCTGAGCCGCGACGCGAGGCGCGCCGCGTCAGACACGCCGCCGAGCACAGTGCGGCCGAGCCAAGGCCGGGACCGTCGGCGGTTCCGGGTGCCGGTGCCGCGGCCAACGCGGGTGCAAATAACGAATATCCCGAACTGATCCGGCGCTCGTACCCGGGGATCCCGCCCGAGCGCCTGTTCCAGGTCGCGGCCTCCACCGTCGCCGGACTTCCCGGATGGCAGGTAGTCAGGAGCGACCCCAAGACCTTTACGCTCGACGCGGTTTACAGCACGCGTGTGTTCGGCTTCATCGACGACGTGCGGATCGTGGTGACGCCGCGCGACGAGATTGACGTCTGTGCGCGCTCGCGGGTGGGTGAGCCCGGCGACCATTTGCCGCTGGGGTTCTTCCGCGGCGACTTCGGCGCCAACATCGGCCATGTCAAGGAGGTCTACGCCGCGATGGGGCCGGCGACGGACGAGGCCTACCGCCAGGTGGAGCTCGAACGCGCGGCCAAAGCGCATGGCGTCCGTGTTCGCCCCTGACGCGCCGCGGCGCATCGTCTCCTTGTCAGGCAAGCATTTCTTGGCGAAGCGTTGTGGGCGCGGCCAGTTGCGCCGCGCCCGTCACGCAATCACGCCAACCGGGGCAATCGATGGATTTCGAATTTTCAAACGGCCAAAGAGAAATTCGCGACGCGGTCGCAAGCCTGTGCGCCCGCTTCGGCGACGAGTACTGGCGTCAGTGCGATGAGCGCGGCGCCTACCCCGAGGAGTTCGTAAGGGCGCTGGCCGAGGCCGGATGGCTCGCCGCGCTTATCCCGCAGCAATATGGGGGCGCCGGGCTGTCGTTGCTCGAAGGCTCGATAATCCTCGAAGAGATAAACCATTCCGGCGGCAACGCCGCCGCCTGCCATGCCCAGATGTACACGATGGCCGCCCTGCTCAAGCACGGCAGCGAGGAGCACAAGCGCCGCTATCTTCCGCGGATCGCCTCGGGCGAGCTGCGGCTGCAGGCCTTCGGCGTGACTGAGCCCGACGCCGGCTCCGAGACGCCCAGGATCAAGACCTTCGCCCGGCGCTCGGGCGACCGCTACGTTATCAACGGCGGCAAGATCTTCACCTCGCGCTACCAGCACTCCGACATGTTGCTGCTGCTCACGCGCACCACCCCATTTGACGAGGTGAAGAAGAAGACCGACGGGATGAGCCTGTTCCTGGTGGACCTGCGCGAGCACGGCGAGGCGATCCGCGCGGTCCCGATCCCGACCATGATCAACCACGGCACCAACCAGCTCTTCATCGACAACCTCATCGTGCCGCGCGAAGCGCTGGTGGGCGAGGAAGGCAAGGGCTTCTACTATCTGCTGAGCTCGCTTAACGCCGAGCGGATCCTGGTCGCGAGCGAATCGATCGGCGACGGCCGCTGGTTCGTCGAGCATGCCGTGCGCTACGCCAACGAGCGGCGCGTTTTCGATCGCGCGATCGGGATGAACCAGGGCGTGCAATTCCCTATCGCCAGGGCGCATATGGCGGTCGAGGCGGCCTCGCTGATGCGGCTCAAGGCGGCGGCGCTGTTCGACGCCGGCCGGCCATGCGGTGGCGAAGCCAACATGGCAAAGTACCTGGCGACCGAAGCCGCATGGGAAGCCGGCGAGGCGGCGATGAGCACGCTGGGCGGCTACGGCTTCACCAAGGAGTATCACGTCGAGCGCAAGTGGCGGGAGGCGCGGCTTTACCGAACCGCGCCGATTTCCAACAATCTCGTCCTGAGCTACGTTGCCGAGCACCTCCTCGGATTGCCCCGGTCATATTGAGCGCCGGGGCTTGACCCGCAACCTGCGCCTGCCGGAACATCACGATCGAGGACGGCCGATCCACGATGCTGAGCGACGCTCAGATTGACTCCCTGGCGACCCATCTTGTGAACGGGCTGATCGCGCGCGGCGCGATCAAGCCGCGCGCTGACGTGAAGGACCTAGTCGCCTGCGCGGTCGAACTGCTTTCGGAGAACTTCGAGACTGAGGCTAGGATCGACGACGAAGCCGACCGGATGGCTGAGCAGCAGGCGCGGCTCAACCCAGCCGTTGACGTGACCCGCCTGCGCGCAATGATCCGCCAGCGCCTGGCCGCCAAGCAGGGGTTTATCCTCTAGACGCGCGCGTGCGGACACGGAGCTGCGATGAGGCTCAGCGAGGAAAGGGTGCTCTACTTGGCGCGCGAGACGCTGGTGCGCCTGCGCGACGAGAAGCTGGCGGAGATTCCCAACTTCAGCCTCGCGCTGCGCCAAGCTCGCGACCTAATCGCCGAATGGGAGGAGCGCGGCGAGGGCGCGGTGGACGCCGCGGTCAGGCGCAAGATCGCCTCGCTCAGGCGCGGGGTGGTCGAAGGCAGCCCCGAATGGAACATTCTCTATCGCCGCTACCGCGACGAGGAGCTGCGCAAAAAGGGTCCGCGCTAAGTCTCCTCCAGGCCCTTATCTGTTAACCATTTGATTTTAATTAGCTTTTTCGGCTCCGAGCTGCTGCGCCTGCCTTCCTGACGGCCACGCCGCGCGGCTTCGGCCGACCTTCGGCTTTGCTTTACGCTTGGTCCTTGGCTAGAGTGATGCGTTGGCACTCGCGGCCCGCGAGTGCCAATTGACAAGCTACGATCCGTGATTAACTTGGGGCACGGAAAATCTTTTCCGTAAACCCGGAAAACAGCTGAGGTAAGGAGGCGTCTGAGGCCCATGAAAATCAGACCGTTGGGCGATCGGATTCTGGTCAAGCGTATCAAGGAGGAAGAGAAGACCAAGGGCGGGATCATCATCCCGGATACCGCCAAGGAGAAGCCCCAGGAGGGCAAGGTGGTCGCCGTCGGCAAGGGCAAGGTGACCGAGGAGGGCAAACTCATCGCACCCGACGTCAAGGTCGGCGACAAGATCCTCTTCGGCAAGTACTCCGGCAGCGAGGTCAAGCTCGATGGCGAGGAGCACCTCATCCTTCGCGAGGACGATATCCTGGGCGTGCTCGAGTAGCCGCGCGGCCACCGTCGGCCGTGGCGCGCAAATCGCCCGTCGCGAAAATCCGAAACCCATAGCTTTGAGGAGAAACGGACAACCATGCCAGCCAAAGTAGTGCGCTTTTCGCAGGAGGCGCGCGAGAAGATCCTGCGCGGCGTCAACATTCTGGCCGATGCGGTCACGGTGACGCTGGGCCCCAAGGGGCGCAACGTCGTGCTCGAGAAAAGCTTCGGCGCTCCCACTGTGACCAAGGACGGCGTCACGGTCGCCAAGGAGATCGAGCTCGAGGACAAGTTCGAAAACATGGGTGCGCAGATGGTCAAGGAGGTCGCCTCCAAGACCTCTGACGTCGCCGGCGACGGTACCACCACCGCCACCGTGCTCGCCCGCTCGATTTATACTGAGGGCATGAAGATGGTGGCCGCCGGGCACGACCCGATGTCGCTCAAGCGCGGCATCGATCGCGCCGTCGAAGCGGTGGTCGGCGAGCTCAAGAGCCTTTCCAAGCCGACCAAGGACCGCCGCGAAATCGCCCAGGTCGGCACCATCTCCGCCAACAACGACTCCACCATCGGCGACATTATCGCCGAGGCGATGGAGAAGGTCGGCAAGGAAGGCGTGATCACGGTCGAGGAGGCCAAGGGCCTGGAGACCACGCTCGAGGTGGTCGAAGGGATGCAGTTCGACCGCGGCTACCTTTCGCCCTATTTCGTGACCGATCCGGAACGGATGGAGGTGCGGCTCGATGACGCCTACATCCTGATCCACGAGAAGAAGATCTCCTCGATGAAGGATCTGCTGCCGATCCTCGAAGCGATCGCCAAGACCGGCAAGCCCTTCCTGCTGATCGCCGAAGAGGTCGAGGGTGAGGCGCTCGCGACCCTGGTGGTCAATAAGATCCGCGGCACGCTGAGCTGCGTGGCGGTCAAGGCGCCGGGATTCGGCGATCGCCGCAAGGCGATGCTCGAGGACATCGCGATCCTCAGCGGTGGGCGCGTGATCGCCGAGGAACTCGGCATCAAGCTGGAGAGCGTGACGCTCCAGGACCTCGGCCGCGCCAAGCGGATCGTGGTGGACAAGGACAACACGACGATCATCGACGGCGCCGGCAAGAAGGCCGACATCGAGGGCCGCATCAAACAGATCCGCGCGCAGATCGAGGAGACCACCTCGGACTACGACCGCGAGAAGCTCCAGGAGCGGCTGGCCAAGCTGGTCGGCGGCGTGGCCGTCATTCGGGTCGGCGCGGCCACCGAGGTCGAGATGAAGGAGAAGAAGGCGCGCGTCGAAGACGCCCTGCATGCGACCCGCGCCGCGGTCGAGGAAGGCGTGGTACCGGGCGGCGGCGTGGCGCTCATCCGCGCGCTCTCGGCGCTGGAGAGCCTGCGCGCCAGCGACGACGAGAAAATCGGCGTCAACATTATCCGCAAGGCGCTCGAGGATCCCGCGCGCTGGATCGCGACCAATGCCGGATGGGAAGGCTCGGTCGTGGTTGACAAGATCAAGAACAACAAGGGGCCGTTCGGCTTCAACGCGGCCACCGAAGAGTTCGAGGACCTGATGAAGGCCGGGATCATCGACCCCACCAAGGTCGTGCGCAGCGCGTTGCAGAACGCGGCCTCGGTGGCGAGCCTGCTGCTGACCACCGAGTGCATGGTGGCCGAGAAGCCCGAAGAGAAGCCGGCGGCGCCGCCGATGCCTCCGGGCGGGATGATGTAAGCCGCGCGCGCAAGGCGCGAGCAGAGTGAAACGAGAGGGCGGCGCTCCCCGCGGGGACGCCGCCCTCGTCGTTTGTGCGCCGCAGCCAGCCGTGCCGCGGCTCGCCGCGGACTCCTACGCCCGCGCCGCGTGCCGCGCGCGCTCCAGGCGCCAGCAGCGCGCGACGTACCCGCAGCCCAGCGCATGGCAGGCGGCCGGCGCCGCCGGACCCATCGGATAGGCGGCCGGCACGCCGGCCGCTGCCGCCGCGGCCATCCGGCGGCCGAGCGCGAGCAGATGCTCGCGCATCGCCGCCGCGGGCTCGAGCTCCAGCATCCGCCGCTCAGCCCGCTCACGCAGGTAGATTATCTCGGCCTCCACTTTCCGCTCCGGGTACGCCTCCCGTGCGGCCAGCGCGTAGCACTCCATCTGTACGCGATAGTCATGCTCGCCCGCGCGCGCGTATTTGTAGTCGCCGACCACGATTCGCGCGCCGTCGTCGGCGAGCAAGTCGATCCGGCCGCGCACAAACAGCGTGAAGCCGCCATCTTCGAGCCGCAGGAAAAAGGGCGCCTCGCGCCGCGCTCCTGGCGCGCCGGCGCGCTGCACGAATTCGGCGCTCGCTACGTAGCGAGACAGGTCGCGCACCAAAGCGCGCCGCTCGCCCGCTCCTACCCCGCTGCCGGCCGAGTGGAGATCGACGAGGCGTGCAATCTCTGCTTCGCGCTCGCGCGACGTAACCCGCGCCGGGAATTGCTCCAGGACGGCGTGCGCGATCGTGCCAAGCGCACTCGCGTTGCCGCCATCGCCCGTCGCGCCGGCCAGGTCCCCCTCCGGCAGCGCCAGCTCGTGGCGCAGGAAATACTGGCGGGGACAGCGTTCGAAATCCTCCAGCGCGCTCGGGCTGGTCACCAGCTCACGCGCGGCCGGCGCGGCGAATCCCAGGCGCGCGCGCGCCGAGGCGGCGAGCTCTTCGATCGACACCCGAGGCGCCGCCTGCTCAACCCCGGCAACCGGCGCTTTCGCCAGCACGTCCGCCCGCCGCAACGTCACTTTGCCCGCGGGTGTTTCGACCACACGCTCCGCTTCCTGCCCGCCCTCAAAGTCGGCGATCGCCGCCTCGCCGACCACGGCGCGGATCTGCGTTTGCCAGTCGGCGCCCCGGGGCCCTTCGCTCAGGATCAGCCGGTCGCGGGCGCGGGTTATCGCAACGTACAGAATTCGTGCGGCCTCCGCCTGCTCCTGGTCTTTGGACACCTCGCGCCACTGCGCGAGCAACGGGTTGGGGAGCGCCTCGTCGCCTGCGCCCACGGTGTCGCATGCGAGCAGGCCGTATTCCGGCGACATCACCACGTTTTCGCTATTGGATCGCGGCCTGCGGCCGAGGTCGGCGAGGATCACCACCGGGAACTCGAGGCCCTTGGCCTGATGGATCGTCATCAGGCGCACGACGTCCTCGCTTTCGGCGGCGGTCGGCGCCTGCGGTTCGAGCGGCTGCTCGTCGACCAGGCGGCGCAGATGGCGTGCGAAGTCGGCGAAGCCGAAGAAGCGATGGGATTCGAAGTCGCGCGCGAGCTCGGCCAGCTTGCGCGCGTTGGCGGCGCGCCGGCGGCCGTTTTCGAGCCCCAGCATCACGGCCTCGAAGCGCGTCAGTTCGAGCGCGCGCTCGACGATCACGCTGAGCCGCTCCCGCTCGCGCATCGCACGCAATTCGGCGAGCACGTTGCGCGCCCGGCGCGCCGCCTCGACGTCGCGGCGATCGCCGAGCCATGCGAAGTCCTCGTGCGGCTCGTCGAATAGCTTCCAGAACGGACGTCGCGGTCCGTCCGCCGCGCGCTGCTCCTCCAGATGGAGCGCCATCTCGAGCAGGCACTGGTCGGAGATGCCGAACAGCGGCGAGCGCAGCGCGGCGGCAAGCTCGACCGAGCTGCGCGGGTCGTCGATCGCACCGAGCAGCGCGGCGAGGTCGCGCACCTCCTTGCATTCGAAGAAGCCGCGCCCCTTGACCGTGTAGTAGGGAACGCGTGCGCGCGCGAAACCGGCCTCGTATACGGCGACGTCGGTGAACGAGCGCATCAGCACGGCGATATCGGAGAAGCGCACCGGTCTCCATTTTTCGGTCGACCGGTCGAAAACCTCTACCTTCTCCGCCACCATCTGCGCGCAGCGGCGCGCGATCGCGTCGGCTTCGACGCGGCGCCCCTCGCGAGAGCCGGCGCCGTTGCCCCCGCCCGGCTTGACGATAAGCTCGACGGCGGCAGCGCCGAGCGCCGGGCGCACCGCGATCAGACGATGCGCGTCGCGCCATTCGACACGATACGGCGGTTTACCGTCGGCTCTGGGCGCCATCACGCTCGCGCCGACCGCGTTGACGAATTCGACGATCTCCGGCAGCGAGCGGCGGTTCTCGCGCAGCGGCAGCTCGGCGGGCGCAACGAGCGCGCGCGGGCGATTGAAGACCGTCACATCGGCGCCGCGAAAGCGATAGATCGATTGTTTCTCGTCGCCGACGATGAACAGTTCGGGCGCGGGCGCGCCGCCCTCGGTGAGCAGGCGCACGACGGCGTCCTGTACCGGGTCGGTATCCTGGTACTCGTCCACCAGCAGCGCGGCGATCGTGCGCCGGTAGTGCGTGGCGACCTCGGGATGCCTTTCGAGAAGGCGGCGGGCGAGCGTCAGGAGGTCGTCGAAGGTCACGACGCGCTCGCCGCGTTTGCGTGCAACGAGCCTGTCCCCCGCCTCCGCGACAAAGCCCGCGATCTCCTTGATCGCCGTCGCTGCCCGGCACGCGCCGTAAGCCTCGTCTATTTCCTGGATTATCCGGCGAATCTCGCGGACGCCGTCCCTCAGCGTTGTGTTGCGCGCGTCGGGGATGCTGCCGTGGAGTTCGACGAGCACGTCGAGCTGCGGAGGGTCCGAATCGGCGCTCAGCGCTGCGATCTCGGCTCGCAGGCGCGGCCACTCGCCGCGCGCCTGGTCCAGCTTTTTCCGTGCGGTGCCGTCGATTCCCTTGATGCGGAGCAGCTTCTCGACCTGGGCCACCAGCTCGGCGCGCAGCTCGACCAGCCGCAGCGCCCGCGAGCGCAGCTCCTGTGCGGTCGCGGCGGCTCTCTCGATTATCCATGACGGCTGCTTGCCCATCCGCGCTGCGTCGCCCGTCAGACGCAGCAGCAGATCGATCGCGCCCGCGCGATGCTTGGTGCCGTGCAGGCCGCGCGCGCCCGCCAGGCGTATTGCGCCGCGGTCACGGCGGCGCACCGCGTCGGCAAGCAGCTCGCGGCACACCCGTTGCAGAAAAGTGGCGCTCTGGTATTCGTCGAGCACGTCGAAGCCGGGATCGACACCGGCCTCCAGCGGGTGCTCGCGGAGCAGGTGCGCGCAGAAGGCGTGAATCGTGGAGATGCGGGCGAGGCCGAGCGCGCGGCGCGCGCGCGCGAGCATCCGGCGGCGTTCTTCGGCCGGCTCCTGCGCGATTCGCTCGTCGAGCACCTCGGCAATCCGCCCACGCATGTCAGCGGTCGCCTTTTCGGTGAACGTGATCGCCGCTATCTGCTGGGGCACAAGCGGCGCGCGCCCCTCGATATCGCCGGCCACCAGCGCGACAAAGCGCCGGGCGAGCACCTCGGTCTTGCCCGAGCCGGCGCCGGCGCGCACCAGCACGCCGCCCGCGGCGTAGATCGCTGCGCGCTGCTCGCCGGTTAGCTCGACCCGGGCCATCGGACCGCTAGCCTCCCTGCTCGGTCCCCTTGTGGTAGCGGCAGACCGAGCGGTAGCGACACCAGTCGTCGCATCGGCGCGGATCGACGTCGAAGCGCCCGCCGAGGGCGTCGTCGATCAGCCTCCAAATGCGCTCGGCGACCGGAACGGTGCCCGCGGCGAGCGCCTGCGCGCGCCGAAACGGATCAAGCTCGACGAGATCGCGCTCGACCTGACGCGCCTGAAGCTTTTTGTCGGCGCGCAGGACGACGTATCCTGCGGTGAGCGTCGTTTCCGACGCGAGCCGTTCGTTAAACGCCTTCCGCGCACCCATGAGGTAGAGCGGCAACTGGAACGCGGTCCAGCCAAATTCCGCCCCTTCGGGGTCCGCCATCTTGCGATAAG comes from the Candidatus Binataceae bacterium genome and includes:
- a CDS encoding DUF1499 domain-containing protein, yielding MDAEVNQILAHPQRAVEIAILAIVAAVFAAVFMRRALRIFCGIAIFALSFAVIIGGVAILMNDVSLSGPPGPLMRLHRFLTADWAATSDRGDGAAPCEDVSRLLARAPEAEPRREARRVRHAAEHSAAEPRPGPSAVPGAGAAANAGANNEYPELIRRSYPGIPPERLFQVAASTVAGLPGWQVVRSDPKTFTLDAVYSTRVFGFIDDVRIVVTPRDEIDVCARSRVGEPGDHLPLGFFRGDFGANIGHVKEVYAAMGPATDEAYRQVELERAAKAHGVRVRP
- a CDS encoding acyl-CoA dehydrogenase family protein → MDFEFSNGQREIRDAVASLCARFGDEYWRQCDERGAYPEEFVRALAEAGWLAALIPQQYGGAGLSLLEGSIILEEINHSGGNAAACHAQMYTMAALLKHGSEEHKRRYLPRIASGELRLQAFGVTEPDAGSETPRIKTFARRSGDRYVINGGKIFTSRYQHSDMLLLLTRTTPFDEVKKKTDGMSLFLVDLREHGEAIRAVPIPTMINHGTNQLFIDNLIVPREALVGEEGKGFYYLLSSLNAERILVASESIGDGRWFVEHAVRYANERRVFDRAIGMNQGVQFPIARAHMAVEAASLMRLKAAALFDAGRPCGGEANMAKYLATEAAWEAGEAAMSTLGGYGFTKEYHVERKWREARLYRTAPISNNLVLSYVAEHLLGLPRSY
- the groES gene encoding co-chaperone GroES; translated protein: MKIRPLGDRILVKRIKEEEKTKGGIIIPDTAKEKPQEGKVVAVGKGKVTEEGKLIAPDVKVGDKILFGKYSGSEVKLDGEEHLILREDDILGVLE
- the groL gene encoding chaperonin GroEL (60 kDa chaperone family; promotes refolding of misfolded polypeptides especially under stressful conditions; forms two stacked rings of heptamers to form a barrel-shaped 14mer; ends can be capped by GroES; misfolded proteins enter the barrel where they are refolded when GroES binds), translating into MPAKVVRFSQEAREKILRGVNILADAVTVTLGPKGRNVVLEKSFGAPTVTKDGVTVAKEIELEDKFENMGAQMVKEVASKTSDVAGDGTTTATVLARSIYTEGMKMVAAGHDPMSLKRGIDRAVEAVVGELKSLSKPTKDRREIAQVGTISANNDSTIGDIIAEAMEKVGKEGVITVEEAKGLETTLEVVEGMQFDRGYLSPYFVTDPERMEVRLDDAYILIHEKKISSMKDLLPILEAIAKTGKPFLLIAEEVEGEALATLVVNKIRGTLSCVAVKAPGFGDRRKAMLEDIAILSGGRVIAEELGIKLESVTLQDLGRAKRIVVDKDNTTIIDGAGKKADIEGRIKQIRAQIEETTSDYDREKLQERLAKLVGGVAVIRVGAATEVEMKEKKARVEDALHATRAAVEEGVVPGGGVALIRALSALESLRASDDEKIGVNIIRKALEDPARWIATNAGWEGSVVVDKIKNNKGPFGFNAATEEFEDLMKAGIIDPTKVVRSALQNAASVASLLLTTECMVAEKPEEKPAAPPMPPGGMM
- a CDS encoding UvrD-helicase domain-containing protein, whose amino-acid sequence is MARVELTGEQRAAIYAAGGVLVRAGAGSGKTEVLARRFVALVAGDIEGRAPLVPQQIAAITFTEKATADMRGRIAEVLDERIAQEPAEERRRMLARARRALGLARISTIHAFCAHLLREHPLEAGVDPGFDVLDEYQSATFLQRVCRELLADAVRRRDRGAIRLAGARGLHGTKHRAGAIDLLLRLTGDAARMGKQPSWIIERAAATAQELRSRALRLVELRAELVAQVEKLLRIKGIDGTARKKLDQARGEWPRLRAEIAALSADSDPPQLDVLVELHGSIPDARNTTLRDGVREIRRIIQEIDEAYGACRAATAIKEIAGFVAEAGDRLVARKRGERVVTFDDLLTLARRLLERHPEVATHYRRTIAALLVDEYQDTDPVQDAVVRLLTEGGAPAPELFIVGDEKQSIYRFRGADVTVFNRPRALVAPAELPLRENRRSLPEIVEFVNAVGASVMAPRADGKPPYRVEWRDAHRLIAVRPALGAAAVELIVKPGGGNGAGSREGRRVEADAIARRCAQMVAEKVEVFDRSTEKWRPVRFSDIAVLMRSFTDVAVYEAGFARARVPYYTVKGRGFFECKEVRDLAALLGAIDDPRSSVELAAALRSPLFGISDQCLLEMALHLEEQRAADGPRRPFWKLFDEPHEDFAWLGDRRDVEAARRARNVLAELRAMRERERLSVIVERALELTRFEAVMLGLENGRRRAANARKLAELARDFESHRFFGFADFARHLRRLVDEQPLEPQAPTAAESEDVVRLMTIHQAKGLEFPVVILADLGRRPRSNSENVVMSPEYGLLACDTVGAGDEALPNPLLAQWREVSKDQEQAEAARILYVAITRARDRLILSEGPRGADWQTQIRAVVGEAAIADFEGGQEAERVVETPAGKVTLRRADVLAKAPVAGVEQAAPRVSIEELAASARARLGFAAPAARELVTSPSALEDFERCPRQYFLRHELALPEGDLAGATGDGGNASALGTIAHAVLEQFPARVTSREREAEIARLVDLHSAGSGVGAGERRALVRDLSRYVASAEFVQRAGAPGARREAPFFLRLEDGGFTLFVRGRIDLLADDGARIVVGDYKYARAGEHDYRVQMECYALAAREAYPERKVEAEIIYLRERAERRMLELEPAAAMREHLLALGRRMAAAAAAGVPAAYPMGPAAPAACHALGCGYVARCWRLERARHAARA